From a single Phragmites australis chromosome 7, lpPhrAust1.1, whole genome shotgun sequence genomic region:
- the LOC133923453 gene encoding probable GABA transporter 2, whose translation MTGTGHAIMPSSDVETAASNGKPPADAGAAFVLESKGTWWHAGFHMTTATVGPALLTLPYALRGLGWWLGVAALTALAAVTFYCYLLVSRVLDHCEASGRRHIRFRELAADVLGSEWASYLVVTVQTAINAGVSIGSILLAADCIEIIYSRLAPHGSLKLYHFIIIVAVVLALLSQMPSLHSLRYINLGSLIVSIGYTMLVSAACICAGVSSNAPQKDYSLSSSKSERTFNAFLSISILASVFGNSILPEIQATLAPPASGKMAKALVLCYSVLFLTFYFPAITGYWAFGNQVRSNVLQSLMPDSGPSLAPTWLLILAVVLVLLQLIAIALVYSQVAYEIIEKNSADAARGRFSRRNLAPRVALRTAYVAGCALVAAMLPFFGEIIAVVGAVGYIPLDVIIPVVMYNMALAPRSRRSPAFLANAAIMAVFIVLGVIGAVASVRKLALNAGRFKLFSDGLS comes from the exons ATGACAGGGACAGGGCACGCCATCATGCCGTCCTCCGACGTGGAGACCGCGGCCAGCAACGGCAAGCCACCCGccgacgccggcgccgcctTCGTGCTCGAGTCGAAAG GGACGTGGTGGCACGCGGGGTTCCACATGACGACGGCGACCGTGGGGCCGGCTCTGCTGACGCTGCCGTACGCGCTCCGGGGGCTCGGGTGGTGGCTCGGCGTCGCGGCGCTGACGGCCCTCGCCGCCGTCACCTTCTACTGCTACCTCCTCGTGTCCAGGGTGCTCGACCACTGCGAGGCCAGCGGCCGCCGCCACATCCGCTTCCGCGAGCTCGCCGCCGACGTCCTCG GATCTGAATGGGCGTCTTACCTGGTGGTGACCGTGCAAACCGCCATCAACGCCGGGGTTAGCATTGGAAGCATCTTACTTGCTGCCGATTGCATAGAG ATAATATACTCGAGGCTGGCACCACACGGTTCCCTGAAGCTGTACCATTTCATCATCATCGTCGCCGTGGTTCTGGCCCTCCTCTCGCAGATGCCGTCGTTGCACTCGCTGCGGTACATCAACCTCGGCTCGCTAATCGTCAGCATCGGCTACACCATGCTTGTATCAGCTGCTTGCATCTGTGCAG GTGTGTCGAGTAATGCTCCACAGAAGGATTACTCGTTGAGCTCGTCCAAGTCTGAGAGGACCTTCAATGCGTTCCTGTCCATCTCCATCCTCGCCTCCGTTTTCGGCAACAGCATTCTGCCTGAAATCCAG GCCACGCTGGCCCCACCGGCGTCGGGGAAGATGGCGAAGGCGCTGGTGCTGTGCTACTCGGTGCTGTTCCTCACGTTCTACTTCCCGGCCATCACCGGCTACTGGGCTTTCGGCAATCAGGTGCGATCCAACGTGTTGCAGAGCCTCATGCCGGACTCGGGCCCCTCCCTCGCCCCGACGTGGCTGCTCATCCTCgccgtcgtcctcgtcctcctccagcTCATCGCCATCGCCCTG GTGTACTCGCAGGTGGCGTACGAGATCATCGAGAAGAACTCGGCGGACGCGGCGCGCGGGCGGTTCTCGCGACGGAACCTGGCCCCGCGGGTGGCGCTGCGGACGGCGTACGTGGCCGGGTGCGCGCTCGTGGCGGCGATGCTGCCCTTCTTCGGCGAGATCATCGCCGTGGTGGGTGCCGTGGGGTACATCCCGCTCGACGTCATCATCCCCGTCGTCATGTACAACATGGCGCTCGCCCCGCGCAGCAGACGGTCGCCCGCATTCCTCGCAAACGCTGCCATCATGGCCGTCTTCATCGTCCTCGGGGTCATCGGCGCCGTCGCGTCGGTGCGGAAGCTCGCGCTCAACGCAGGCCGGTTTAAGCTCTTCAGCGATGGGCTCTCTTAG